One window of Quercus robur chromosome 5, dhQueRobu3.1, whole genome shotgun sequence genomic DNA carries:
- the LOC126724927 gene encoding ubiquitin-like protein ATG12 isoform X2, producing MAAESQSPSSVKKVVVHLRATGDAPILKQAKFKIPGTDKFAKVIDFLRRQLHRETLFVYVNSAFSPNPDELVIDLYNNFGFDGKLVVNYACSMAWG from the exons ATGGCAGCTGAGTCTCAGTCTCCGAGTTCTGTTAAAAAAG TGGTTGTTCATCTGAGAGCCACTGGTGATGCTCCTATTCTCAAACAAGCGAAATTCAAG ATACCTGGAACTGACAAGTTTGCTAAAGTAATTGACTTTCTACGCCGACAACTTCATCGGGAAACATTG tttgtcTATGTCAACAGTGCATTCTCTCCAAACCCAGATGAATTGGTGATTGATCTGTATAAT AATTTTGGTTTTGATGGTAAACTGGTGGTTAATTATGCTTGTTCCATGGCATGGGGCTAA
- the LOC126724927 gene encoding ubiquitin-like protein ATG12 isoform X1 → MAAESQSPSSVKKVVVHLRATGDAPILKQAKFKIPGTDKFAKVIDFLRRQLHRETLFVYVNSAFSPNPDELVIDLYNMHSPNTSSKWNKEFSLKAIREKWNT, encoded by the exons ATGGCAGCTGAGTCTCAGTCTCCGAGTTCTGTTAAAAAAG TGGTTGTTCATCTGAGAGCCACTGGTGATGCTCCTATTCTCAAACAAGCGAAATTCAAG ATACCTGGAACTGACAAGTTTGCTAAAGTAATTGACTTTCTACGCCGACAACTTCATCGGGAAACATTG tttgtcTATGTCAACAGTGCATTCTCTCCAAACCCAGATGAATTGGTGATTGATCTGTATAAT ATGCATAGCCCTAATACAAGTTCAAAGTGGAATAAGGAGTTCAGTTTGAAGGCAATTAGAGAAAAGTGGAATACATAA